A stretch of the Leguminivora glycinivorella isolate SPB_JAAS2020 chromosome 2, LegGlyc_1.1, whole genome shotgun sequence genome encodes the following:
- the LOC125238682 gene encoding uncharacterized protein LOC125238682, which translates to MAGDQSSPLKSNSMSDLHSDDSTVARSNITMRSKRKQPEDSLSPDFELLKRELTSMFREWAGDQTQKFEKLNNSLLEVKAQNTNIEVLNKETVGKLDLLSKQHEQALGKIDSLETKQTETSSRVCDLENKFDDVQRQLRSSSVLVRNIPPSETSLLEISVKLFETVGTELRACDIRNCYRQGKKDTAKPIVIELSNPIQKANLLKASKAYNLSHKEDKLNTSLLGFNEKNTHFPNIIVTGDVNIDIKPDSTDPHYDEYLNTLAYHGLTPAHTIATREDAFKQAVISPIHKDGNRDDVNNYRPISILPALSKLLERLMNTRLVKYLESNNILSPNQYGFRKGRSTEDAVNSITSMIARHLDNKKKCTAVFLDLAKAFDTVSVPILLAKMECLETGSHLFQVQYFKIHNTTY; encoded by the exons ATGGCTGGAGATCAATCTTCCCCGTTAAAAAGCAATTCGATGTCCGACCTGCATTCAGATGACTCCACAGTAGCTAGAAGCAACATTACCATGCGTTCAAAACGTAAGCAACCCGAAGACTCGCTCTCACCCGACTTCGAGCTACTTAAACGAGAACTCACGTCAATGTTTAGAGAGTGGGCCGGCGATCAAACACAAAAGTTTGAAAAACTAAATAATAGCCTTTTGGAAGTAAAGGCTCAGAATACAAATATTGAGGTGCTGAATAAGGAAACAGTAGGTAAACTCGACCTGCTTTCAAAACAACACGAGCAAGCATTGGGCAAAATAGATTCCCTGGAAACGAAACAAACAGAGACCTCTTCGAGAGTGTGTGACCTTGAAAACAAGTTCGACGACGTTCAACGCCAGCTCCGTTCTAGTAGTGTGCTAGTAAGAAATATTCCTCCATCAGAGACCAGCCTGCTTGAGATCTCTGTCAAGTTATTCGAGACTGTTGGAACTGAATTAAGGGCATGCGACATACGCAATTGCTACCGCCAAGGCAAGAAGGACACTGCGAAACCTATTGTTATCGAACTCAGCAACCCTATACAGAAAGCCAACCTTCTAAAAGCATCAAAAGCTTACAACTTGAGTCATAAAGAAGATAAACTAAATACCTCCCTTCTGGGCTTTAATGAGAAAAATA CCCATTTTCCGAATATTATCGTCACTGGAGATGTAAACATTGATATCAAGCCTGACAGCACTGACCCTCATTACGATGAATATCTAAATACTTTAGCATACCACGGACTAACACCTGCGCACACTATAGCAACACGTGAAG ATGCTTTTAAGCAGGCAGTAATATCACCTATACATAAGGACGGGAACAGAGAcgatgttaataactatcgacCAATCTCGATTCTACCAGCGCTTTCTAAGCTCCTGGAGAGGCTTATGAACACTCGCCTGGTGAAATATCTCGAAAGTAATAATATCCTCTCACCTAACCAATATGGGTTCCGCAAAGGTAGGTCAACGGAGGACGCGGTGAACTCAATAACCAGTATGATTGCTAGACATCTAGATAACAAAAAGAAGTGCACCGCAGTCTTCCTTGACCTCGCCAAGGCCTTCGACACCGTCTCTGTTCCCATTCTACTTGCTAAGATGGAATGTCTTG AGACAGGAAGCCATCTTTTTCAAGTACAGTACTTCAAAATTCATAATACCActtattaa